The proteins below come from a single Zhouia spongiae genomic window:
- a CDS encoding quinone oxidoreductase family protein: protein MKAITLQDFGGTENFKLVNLDKPIVNENEVLIKIRAVAFNPIDYQMRLGATESKLLKSPVLGRELSGEIVRLGKNVNSFAIGDKVSAYVGSLASNGTYAEYISVPSKLIAKNPPGLTFEQAAAMPMVGMTALQCFNRVMVPKEKPVFIAGGAGGVGTVLIKLLLANGNANVYTTAGNHESIEHLKNIGLNESRIINYKEEDIIKVLKERVGYFEYVIDLVGGKISEICAKLVDVFGTYIDVTFLATDSAKELLFDKATTVVNIANYAPTLKAGSEPLEYYGNALGELFDKVKNHIISPTAINVVGSLGVETVQKAHRLMENNQTKGKKLIMSVD, encoded by the coding sequence TTGAAGGCAATAACCCTACAAGATTTCGGAGGAACAGAAAATTTTAAACTGGTTAATCTGGACAAACCAATAGTGAACGAGAATGAGGTGCTTATTAAAATAAGAGCAGTAGCATTTAATCCTATTGATTATCAAATGCGGCTTGGGGCTACTGAAAGTAAACTATTGAAGTCTCCGGTTTTGGGAAGAGAATTATCGGGAGAGATCGTCAGGCTGGGGAAAAATGTAAATTCGTTTGCAATCGGAGACAAGGTTTCTGCCTATGTGGGAAGCCTGGCTTCTAACGGAACATATGCTGAGTATATAAGTGTTCCTTCCAAATTGATCGCTAAAAATCCTCCTGGTTTAACTTTTGAGCAGGCCGCAGCCATGCCAATGGTCGGGATGACAGCCCTACAGTGTTTCAATAGAGTGATGGTCCCAAAAGAAAAACCGGTTTTTATAGCGGGAGGGGCAGGCGGTGTTGGAACCGTCCTTATAAAATTATTATTAGCGAATGGAAATGCAAATGTTTATACCACTGCCGGTAACCATGAAAGTATTGAACACCTGAAAAATATCGGATTAAATGAAAGCAGGATTATCAATTATAAGGAGGAGGATATCATCAAAGTACTGAAAGAAAGGGTCGGGTACTTTGAATATGTAATCGATCTGGTCGGAGGAAAAATCTCTGAAATATGTGCCAAACTTGTCGATGTTTTCGGGACTTATATTGATGTAACATTTCTAGCGACCGATAGTGCTAAGGAACTGTTGTTTGACAAGGCGACAACCGTTGTAAACATTGCTAATTATGCACCTACCTTAAAGGCGGGTTCTGAGCCACTTGAATACTATGGAAATGCACTGGGGGAGCTTTTTGATAAAGTGAAGAACCATATCATTAGTCCGACAGCTATCAATGTGGTTGGTAGCCTGGGGGTGGAAACGGTACAGAAGGCTCACCGGTTAATGGAAAATAATCAGACAAAAGGGAAAAAGCTGATAATGTCTGTTGACTGA
- a CDS encoding DUF4287 domain-containing protein: MSFQAYIDNIKSKTGKSPDDFRKLAAEKGFLRNGELVVKATQVTNWLKDEFKLGHGHAMAIYATFKGKTK; this comes from the coding sequence ATGTCATTCCAGGCTTATATAGACAATATAAAAAGTAAAACAGGAAAATCCCCTGACGATTTCAGGAAATTGGCAGCGGAAAAAGGATTTTTACGAAACGGAGAATTAGTTGTAAAAGCAACGCAGGTCACCAATTGGCTGAAAGATGAGTTTAAACTCGGGCATGGACATGCTATGGCAATCTATGCTACATTCAAGGGAAAAACCAAATAA
- a CDS encoding DoxX family protein: MKKYKIIFWLTTAFIFLFEGLMPLSTLLFAQEYMNAGTKPLGYPDYFAVALIIFKVMGAAALMIPKLHPRLKEWAYAGLTYNLVFAAISHFAVDGIGFQSFFPLIIMAILAVSYINYHKINSVVPNRN, encoded by the coding sequence ATGAAAAAGTACAAAATCATTTTTTGGTTAACTACAGCCTTTATCTTTTTGTTTGAAGGACTAATGCCGTTAAGTACCTTGTTGTTTGCGCAAGAGTATATGAATGCGGGCACGAAGCCATTGGGGTACCCGGATTATTTTGCTGTGGCATTGATCATATTTAAGGTCATGGGAGCTGCTGCCCTGATGATCCCAAAGTTGCACCCCAGGCTAAAAGAATGGGCGTATGCCGGGTTGACCTATAATCTTGTATTTGCTGCTATTAGTCATTTCGCAGTAGATGGGATAGGGTTTCAGTCTTTTTTTCCGTTGATCATTATGGCAATTTTAGCTGTATCCTATATTAATTATCACAAAATAAATTCAGTTGTACCAAATAGAAACTAA
- a CDS encoding SRPBCC domain-containing protein: MNKTILFNFDVDKENNQIKVDRSFNAPVDLVWAAWTEADILDQWWAPKPWVTKTKTMDFREGGYWLYAMVSPENEEHWVRVDYIEISPEKYFSSYDGFCDSDGRPNTMLPRNKWENHFTSQGDDTLVSILLTFDTLEDLEKIISMGFKEGFTAGLENLDQYIASQFYLRKKNKPDNKARVSSYLNFPGNTEAAFLFYRAVFQTDFINGIQRFGDIPSDPDQPTVAEQVKDMILHIELPILGGHILMGTDAPKEFGMTVEKGNNMYINLEPESREEARRLFEELSVDGKVKMPLQDMFWGAYYGSLTDKYGVNWMINFQNK; encoded by the coding sequence ATGAATAAAACTATTTTATTCAACTTCGATGTTGATAAAGAAAACAATCAAATTAAGGTCGATAGGTCTTTTAATGCGCCTGTTGACTTGGTCTGGGCTGCCTGGACCGAAGCCGATATCCTAGACCAATGGTGGGCACCAAAGCCTTGGGTGACAAAGACAAAAACAATGGATTTCAGAGAAGGAGGATATTGGCTTTATGCCATGGTGAGTCCTGAAAATGAAGAACATTGGGTAAGGGTGGATTATATTGAAATAAGTCCTGAAAAATATTTTTCTTCTTACGACGGGTTTTGCGATTCAGATGGGCGTCCCAATACCATGCTGCCCAGAAACAAATGGGAAAACCATTTTACAAGCCAGGGAGACGATACTTTGGTAAGCATATTGTTAACGTTTGATACTTTGGAAGATCTTGAAAAAATAATCTCAATGGGCTTCAAAGAAGGCTTTACCGCCGGTCTGGAAAATTTAGACCAGTATATTGCATCTCAGTTCTACCTCAGAAAGAAAAATAAACCCGACAATAAGGCAAGAGTCTCCTCTTATCTTAATTTTCCAGGTAATACAGAAGCAGCCTTCCTTTTTTACAGGGCTGTTTTTCAAACCGATTTCATCAATGGAATTCAACGTTTTGGAGATATCCCTTCTGATCCTGATCAGCCGACGGTCGCAGAGCAGGTTAAGGATATGATTTTGCATATTGAGTTGCCTATTCTTGGAGGACATATATTGATGGGAACAGATGCTCCAAAGGAGTTTGGAATGACCGTTGAGAAAGGAAACAATATGTATATCAACCTGGAACCCGAATCGAGAGAAGAAGCAAGACGTCTTTTCGAGGAGCTTTCTGTCGATGGTAAGGTTAAGATGCCCTTGCAGGATATGTTCTGGGGTGCTTACTATGGGAGCTTGACAGATAAGTATGGGGTTAATTGGATGATAAATTTTCAAAATAAATAG
- a CDS encoding ArsR/SmtB family transcription factor encodes MKRDVFQAIADPTRRAILVLIATQALTPNALAEEFDMTRQAVSKHIRILNECELLQQEKVGREIYYQLRIDKMKEIDKWLGQFRKIWETRFSQLDSVLLTIKNRKK; translated from the coding sequence ATGAAACGAGACGTTTTTCAGGCTATAGCTGACCCGACACGAAGGGCAATACTCGTATTGATCGCAACCCAGGCATTAACGCCGAATGCATTGGCCGAAGAGTTTGATATGACACGCCAGGCAGTTTCCAAACATATCAGGATCTTGAATGAATGTGAGTTATTGCAGCAGGAGAAGGTAGGCAGGGAGATCTATTATCAGCTTAGAATAGACAAAATGAAAGAAATAGACAAATGGTTAGGGCAGTTCCGGAAAATTTGGGAAACCCGCTTTAGCCAACTCGATAGTGTATTATTAACCATCAAAAACCGGAAAAAATGA
- a CDS encoding M14 family metallopeptidase — protein MIKRYFILLLLFCNCTTKTDSGIHDFTTQFEKSNGTETDTYSNVITFYQALANKYSQVHIQTIGTTDSGVPLHLVTYNPESLFDFRTLQEEKTIILINNGIHPGESDGIDATMMLIRDLAEGRIKSPENLVLTTIPIYNIGGALNRNTSTRTNQNGPKEYGFRGNARNYDLNRDFIKSDTKNALAFAEIFHLVHPDIFIDNHVSNGADYQYTLTHLFTQHNKLGGPLGSYLHNEFQPALEEKLAGKNWDITPYVNVFNNVPEKGFSQFFDSPRYSTGYTTLWNTLGMMVETHMLKPYKPRVEGTYELMKSMIVIADNDHSKIKSLRKNTFKYFYGATSYPVQWEIDTSKTSVLKFKGYEGSFEQSMVTGSDRLKYHRDKPFTKNVEYQNYFIPSKTVEIPEAYMIPKNWWRVIDLLKKNNIQITALKNDTVMNVQTYKIASYKTRNSAYEGHYLHYDTETYTSDEGVAFRKGDFLVKTNQPGIRYLLETLEPEATDSFFNWNFFDTILQQKEGFSPYVFEDVAAELLKNDPQLKLEFERKKQQDEKFASDWYDQLDWIHKRSDYYEKSHLRYPVYRLMR, from the coding sequence ATGATCAAAAGATATTTTATCCTGCTACTACTTTTTTGCAACTGTACAACTAAAACAGACAGCGGCATACATGACTTCACCACACAGTTTGAAAAAAGTAATGGTACTGAAACGGATACCTATTCAAATGTTATAACATTCTATCAGGCATTAGCCAACAAATACAGTCAGGTACATATACAGACCATCGGAACAACTGACAGCGGTGTACCGCTGCACCTGGTAACCTATAATCCGGAATCTCTATTTGACTTCCGTACATTGCAAGAAGAAAAAACCATCATCCTGATTAACAACGGGATACACCCCGGAGAATCTGATGGTATTGACGCCACCATGATGTTAATCAGGGACCTTGCAGAAGGAAGAATCAAAAGTCCGGAAAACCTTGTTTTAACTACAATCCCGATCTACAATATAGGTGGCGCATTAAACAGGAACACGAGTACAAGAACCAATCAGAATGGCCCGAAAGAATATGGCTTTAGAGGAAATGCCCGCAATTACGACCTGAACAGGGACTTTATAAAATCAGACACCAAAAATGCCCTGGCTTTTGCCGAAATTTTTCATCTGGTACATCCTGATATTTTTATCGATAATCATGTAAGCAATGGTGCCGACTATCAATATACCCTCACACATCTGTTTACACAACACAATAAACTCGGCGGCCCCTTGGGTTCCTATTTACACAATGAATTTCAACCCGCTTTGGAAGAAAAGCTAGCCGGGAAAAACTGGGACATCACCCCGTATGTAAATGTCTTTAATAATGTTCCGGAAAAAGGATTCTCTCAATTCTTTGATTCTCCGAGATACTCAACCGGGTATACTACCCTCTGGAATACTTTAGGTATGATGGTCGAAACCCATATGCTTAAACCATACAAACCACGCGTAGAAGGGACCTACGAATTGATGAAAAGCATGATTGTCATTGCTGACAACGATCATTCCAAAATTAAATCACTACGGAAAAATACGTTTAAATATTTTTACGGGGCAACCTCTTATCCGGTTCAATGGGAGATCGATACAAGCAAAACCTCCGTTTTAAAATTCAAAGGGTATGAAGGGTCTTTTGAGCAAAGTATGGTTACCGGGTCAGATCGCTTAAAATATCACAGGGACAAACCCTTTACAAAAAATGTGGAATACCAGAATTATTTCATCCCGTCAAAAACGGTAGAAATCCCGGAAGCCTACATGATCCCGAAAAACTGGTGGAGAGTAATTGACCTCCTTAAAAAAAACAACATTCAGATAACCGCCTTAAAGAATGATACTGTAATGAATGTCCAGACATACAAAATTGCCTCTTATAAAACCAGAAACAGTGCTTATGAAGGTCATTACCTCCATTATGACACAGAAACATACACCTCTGATGAGGGGGTCGCTTTCAGAAAAGGGGATTTTTTGGTAAAAACCAATCAACCCGGCATAAGATATTTACTGGAAACCCTGGAACCCGAAGCAACAGACTCTTTCTTCAACTGGAACTTTTTTGATACCATATTACAACAAAAGGAAGGTTTCTCTCCTTATGTTTTTGAAGATGTCGCTGCCGAGCTGCTGAAAAATGATCCGCAGCTAAAACTCGAATTCGAGCGAAAAAAACAACAAGATGAAAAATTTGCATCCGACTGGTACGATCAATTAGACTGGATACATAAAAGGTCTGATTATTATGAAAAATCACATTTAAGATACCCGGTGTATCGTCTTATGAGGTAA
- a CDS encoding NUDIX hydrolase, with protein MYEVFVNDHPIYLTNSVKKEMNDKLFLLDTFDIEYVVNQLNNEDVARVFLYHPDKENLLKKFKKRVPVVVAGGGLVVNPKGEKLMIYRNGKWDIPKGKLDAGESIEEAAIREVEEETAVKGLELDKFLCKTYHIFKRNGDFKLKETYWYAMNTDFSGKLKPQRAEGIQKAEWQHDEKILQSLQNSYPNIRLVIEAYNKLPHKTIHRVS; from the coding sequence ATGTATGAAGTTTTTGTGAACGATCATCCTATCTATTTAACAAACAGTGTCAAGAAAGAGATGAATGACAAGTTATTTCTTTTAGATACTTTTGATATAGAGTACGTTGTAAATCAGCTGAATAACGAAGATGTAGCCCGTGTTTTTTTGTACCATCCGGATAAGGAAAATCTTTTGAAAAAATTTAAAAAAAGAGTTCCTGTAGTGGTAGCAGGCGGCGGACTGGTGGTCAATCCTAAAGGGGAAAAGCTTATGATATACAGGAATGGCAAGTGGGATATCCCGAAAGGGAAACTGGATGCCGGTGAAAGTATCGAAGAGGCAGCTATAAGGGAAGTGGAAGAGGAAACGGCGGTGAAGGGGCTGGAGCTGGACAAGTTTCTATGTAAGACGTATCATATTTTTAAGCGCAACGGGGATTTTAAGCTTAAAGAAACTTACTGGTATGCCATGAATACTGATTTTTCAGGAAAACTGAAGCCTCAGAGGGCTGAAGGGATTCAAAAGGCCGAATGGCAACACGATGAAAAAATACTTCAGTCGCTTCAAAATTCTTATCCGAATATACGTCTTGTAATCGAAGCGTATAATAAATTACCTCATAAGACGATACACCGGGTATCTTAA
- the pyrE gene encoding orotate phosphoribosyltransferase, with amino-acid sequence MVLDKDTAKKTAELLLQINAIKLNPKNPFTWASGWKSPIYCDNRIVLSFPPIRNYIRESMAKQIEREFGTPDVIAGVATGAIGIGMLVAEYLGLPFVYVRPEPKKHGRGNQIEGFLDRGQNVVVVEDLISTGKSSLNAVTALKEHGANVKGMIAIFSYGFDLAVENFKKEHLDLHTLSNYEFLLEQAIDTNYITDKDLDTLKNWRVNPADWNNTSKV; translated from the coding sequence ATGGTTTTAGATAAAGACACTGCAAAAAAAACAGCAGAACTTCTATTGCAAATTAATGCAATAAAGTTGAATCCGAAAAATCCTTTTACTTGGGCTTCAGGATGGAAGTCCCCTATTTACTGCGACAATAGGATAGTATTATCTTTCCCTCCCATCAGAAATTATATCAGGGAAAGTATGGCCAAGCAAATAGAACGGGAGTTCGGAACCCCTGATGTGATTGCCGGAGTAGCTACCGGAGCCATCGGCATCGGAATGCTCGTAGCCGAATACCTCGGGTTGCCATTTGTTTATGTTCGCCCTGAACCTAAAAAACACGGCAGAGGTAATCAAATAGAAGGTTTTTTAGACAGAGGACAGAATGTCGTAGTTGTTGAAGATCTGATCAGCACCGGAAAAAGTAGTTTAAATGCTGTAACTGCACTTAAAGAACATGGAGCAAATGTGAAAGGCATGATTGCCATTTTCTCATATGGCTTCGACCTTGCTGTTGAGAACTTCAAAAAAGAACATTTAGACCTGCATACACTTAGTAATTATGAGTTCTTGCTAGAACAAGCCATAGACACTAATTACATCACAGATAAAGATTTAGACACCCTAAAAAATTGGCGCGTGAATCCTGCCGATTGGAATAACACTTCAAAAGTATGA
- a CDS encoding SRPBCC family protein — MRIESPKATVNKSREELFGFLTDVKNFEKLMPDNISKFEVLEDDTFLFALSGMPEIVLKLQEKNEFDKVSLGAAGGKIPFSLTANINELEAGKSEANLIFEGDFNPMMAMMVKGPITKFINTLSEKMGTL; from the coding sequence ATGAGGATAGAAAGTCCAAAAGCAACAGTAAACAAATCAAGAGAAGAACTCTTTGGCTTTTTAACTGACGTTAAGAACTTCGAAAAGTTAATGCCTGACAACATTAGTAAATTTGAAGTATTGGAAGACGATACGTTTTTATTCGCCCTAAGCGGCATGCCTGAAATCGTTTTAAAACTTCAGGAGAAAAACGAATTCGACAAAGTAAGCCTTGGTGCGGCCGGTGGGAAAATCCCGTTCAGTTTAACAGCAAACATCAACGAACTGGAGGCCGGCAAAAGTGAAGCAAACTTAATTTTTGAGGGCGATTTCAATCCGATGATGGCGATGATGGTAAAAGGCCCCATCACTAAATTTATCAATACCTTATCTGAAAAAATGGGAACCCTTTAA
- a CDS encoding biotin--[acetyl-CoA-carboxylase] ligase yields MKIIKLDAIDSTNSFLRQLSTINKVDDFTTVIAKHQTSGKGQMGAAWKVEEGKNLTTSVFKRISCLRNEELFYVSMAVSLAVYDSLKKFLIPDLAIKWPNDILSGDKKICGILIESVVKGRDLEAAIIGIGLNVNQTGFDNLPQASSLKAITGIQYNVDELLQEILVHLQHYALFIEEKEFDVLKVKYEEKLFRKNKPSTFKDKEGRLFMGFIKGVSESGKLILRLEDEVFREFDLKEVRLLY; encoded by the coding sequence ATGAAAATAATCAAACTTGATGCCATAGACTCTACAAATTCTTTTTTACGGCAACTGAGTACCATAAATAAGGTAGATGATTTTACGACTGTGATAGCAAAACACCAAACATCGGGAAAAGGACAAATGGGGGCGGCATGGAAAGTAGAAGAAGGGAAGAACCTTACCACTAGCGTGTTCAAGCGTATCAGTTGTTTGAGAAATGAGGAGCTGTTTTACGTTAGTATGGCTGTTTCTCTGGCCGTATATGACAGCCTGAAAAAATTTTTGATTCCCGATCTGGCTATTAAATGGCCTAACGACATTTTGTCAGGAGATAAAAAGATTTGCGGGATTTTAATAGAAAGTGTGGTTAAAGGACGCGATTTGGAAGCTGCGATTATCGGTATCGGACTAAATGTGAACCAGACCGGGTTTGATAACCTGCCTCAGGCATCTTCTTTAAAGGCTATTACTGGAATTCAGTATAACGTTGATGAATTGTTACAGGAGATCCTGGTTCATCTTCAGCATTATGCTTTGTTTATTGAAGAGAAGGAGTTTGATGTTTTAAAAGTGAAATATGAGGAAAAATTATTCAGAAAAAATAAACCTTCCACTTTTAAAGATAAAGAGGGAAGGCTATTTATGGGTTTTATAAAAGGTGTCTCTGAAAGTGGAAAACTGATCCTTCGATTAGAAGATGAAGTCTTTAGGGAATTCGATCTAAAAGAAGTTCGTTTGCTGTATTAA
- the rsfS gene encoding ribosome silencing factor codes for MTKKSGSTDQLITSIIKGIEEVKGNDISILDLREIENTVCDYFIICNGSSNTQVNAIVNSVEKMVNKETGDKPWHVEGSENAEWVLIDFVNIVVHVFQKHIREFYDIEGLWGDAKITEISSN; via the coding sequence ATGACAAAAAAAAGCGGTAGTACAGATCAATTAATAACATCAATTATTAAAGGTATTGAAGAAGTAAAGGGAAATGATATAAGTATCTTAGATCTGCGTGAAATAGAGAATACGGTTTGTGACTACTTTATTATCTGCAACGGTTCATCAAACACCCAAGTAAACGCTATTGTAAATTCTGTTGAAAAAATGGTCAATAAAGAAACCGGAGACAAGCCATGGCATGTTGAAGGTAGCGAGAATGCTGAATGGGTACTTATCGACTTTGTGAACATCGTTGTACACGTCTTCCAAAAACACATTAGAGAATTTTATGATATCGAAGGCCTTTGGGGTGATGCCAAAATAACCGAGATATCTTCAAATTAA
- the ftsH gene encoding ATP-dependent zinc metalloprotease FtsH encodes MANNNQNTKKPKFSSYWFYAIIFLFLIGFQFFSGGSSWQNPPETTLQQVENYLNEGDVKKIEIIRNIGKAKIYLTEEAKKKEEHKKAISKSIFPSSADTPQYTCVYGDLKLLQEKLDKVLEQTSQQNSVEILIDDEPNWLGDILAYILPFIILIAIWIFLMRRMSGGGSAGPGGQIFNIGKSKAKLFDEKTDMKVSFKDVAGLEGAKEEVQEIVDFLKNPERYTSLGGKIPKGALLVGPPGTGKTLLAKAVAGEAKVPFFSLSGSDFVEMFVGVGASRVRDLFKQAKDKSPSIIFIDEIDAIGRARGKSNFTGSNDERENTLNQLLTEMDGFGTNTNVIVLAATNRADVLDKALMRAGRFDRQIYVDLPDLRERKEIFNVHLRPIKTAETLDLDFLAKQTPGFSGADIANVCNEAALIAARKGKKAVDKQDFLDAVDRIVGGLEKKNKIITPEEKKTIAFHEAGHATVSWMLEHAAPLVKVTIVPRGQSLGAAWYLPEERLIVRTEQMLDEMCAALGGRAAEKVIFDKISTGALSDLEKVTKQAKAMVTIYGLNDKIGNLTYYDSRGQSEYSFTKPYSEETAQIIDKEISRIVEEQYQRAIEILSQNKDKLSELADRLLEKEVIFKDDLERIFGKRPFTKEEEENVAPEETIEENQNQESNQSEETIK; translated from the coding sequence ATGGCTAATAATAATCAAAATACAAAAAAACCTAAGTTTAGTTCATACTGGTTTTATGCAATTATTTTCCTGTTTTTAATAGGGTTTCAGTTTTTCTCGGGTGGATCCAGTTGGCAAAACCCTCCGGAGACAACCCTCCAACAAGTCGAAAACTATCTCAATGAAGGTGATGTCAAAAAAATCGAGATCATCAGAAATATCGGAAAAGCTAAAATATACCTTACAGAAGAGGCTAAAAAGAAAGAAGAACACAAAAAAGCAATAAGCAAATCTATCTTTCCAAGCTCGGCTGACACACCACAATACACCTGTGTTTATGGTGACCTGAAGCTCCTTCAGGAAAAACTGGACAAGGTTCTCGAACAAACAAGCCAGCAAAATTCGGTTGAGATCCTTATTGACGACGAACCTAACTGGCTGGGCGATATCCTAGCGTATATTCTGCCTTTTATCATCCTGATCGCTATCTGGATCTTCCTGATGAGAAGAATGTCAGGTGGAGGATCGGCCGGACCTGGAGGACAAATATTCAATATTGGTAAATCAAAAGCGAAGCTCTTTGACGAAAAGACCGATATGAAAGTTTCATTCAAGGATGTTGCCGGATTAGAAGGAGCTAAAGAAGAGGTGCAGGAAATCGTAGACTTCTTAAAGAATCCTGAAAGATATACCTCCCTGGGTGGTAAAATCCCTAAAGGAGCCCTGTTGGTAGGCCCTCCGGGCACCGGTAAAACCCTATTAGCCAAAGCCGTAGCAGGAGAGGCCAAAGTTCCTTTCTTTTCACTGTCCGGTTCCGATTTTGTCGAAATGTTTGTAGGTGTAGGAGCATCAAGGGTAAGAGACCTTTTCAAACAGGCCAAAGACAAGTCGCCGTCGATCATCTTTATCGATGAGATTGACGCTATCGGTCGTGCCAGAGGCAAAAGCAACTTCACCGGAAGCAACGACGAACGTGAGAATACATTAAATCAGCTATTGACGGAAATGGATGGTTTCGGCACTAATACCAATGTAATTGTTTTAGCCGCCACAAACCGCGCTGATGTTCTTGATAAAGCATTAATGCGTGCCGGTCGTTTCGATCGTCAGATCTATGTCGATTTACCGGACTTAAGAGAGCGTAAAGAAATTTTCAATGTTCATTTACGCCCTATTAAAACAGCTGAGACCTTAGATCTGGACTTCCTTGCCAAACAAACACCCGGCTTTTCCGGAGCTGACATCGCCAACGTATGTAATGAAGCTGCCCTTATTGCTGCAAGAAAAGGCAAGAAAGCAGTAGACAAACAGGACTTTCTGGATGCTGTGGACAGAATTGTCGGTGGTTTAGAAAAGAAAAACAAAATCATCACCCCTGAAGAAAAGAAAACCATTGCTTTCCATGAGGCAGGTCATGCTACCGTAAGCTGGATGCTGGAACATGCCGCTCCACTGGTAAAAGTAACTATTGTTCCCCGTGGTCAAAGCCTGGGAGCTGCCTGGTACCTGCCGGAAGAAAGGCTCATTGTACGTACCGAACAAATGCTAGACGAAATGTGTGCTGCATTGGGCGGCAGAGCTGCCGAAAAAGTAATCTTTGATAAAATTTCAACCGGTGCCCTCAGTGACCTTGAGAAGGTAACAAAACAAGCAAAGGCCATGGTAACCATATATGGACTTAATGATAAAATCGGCAACCTGACCTATTACGATTCTCGCGGACAATCTGAGTATTCTTTCACAAAACCATATAGTGAAGAAACTGCCCAGATTATCGATAAAGAAATATCGAGAATTGTTGAAGAACAATACCAAAGAGCTATTGAGATACTGAGCCAGAATAAAGATAAACTTTCAGAGCTGGCTGACCGCCTCCTTGAAAAAGAAGTAATCTTTAAAGATGATTTAGAACGTATATTTGGTAAACGTCCTTTTACGAAAGAGGAAGAAGAAAATGTAGCGCCTGAAGAAACCATAGAAGAAAATCAAAACCAGGAAAGCAATCAAAGCGAAGAAACAATTAAATAA
- a CDS encoding LUD domain-containing protein, whose amino-acid sequence MNIFKKIFGNKKEDKPSDKPLESRGKFMPEINFPIDEKFTINFRKNGGKFLYCENTEELNENFQNILTENDWESHYACCLSDTLQRRFSGFNINFDKTCRDATFFITTCENLVADNGSILINSNQIGEKKLFELPDNFIVYATTSQLVDTIGEGLRGIKSKNKSQIPTNITTIKHFSLKEEKDFLSYGSSSKNLYLLLLEDL is encoded by the coding sequence ATGAACATATTTAAAAAAATTTTTGGCAACAAGAAAGAAGACAAACCCTCTGATAAACCATTAGAGTCCAGAGGGAAATTTATGCCGGAAATTAATTTTCCCATAGATGAAAAATTTACCATCAATTTTAGAAAAAACGGTGGTAAATTTTTGTATTGTGAAAATACAGAAGAATTAAACGAAAATTTTCAAAATATTCTCACTGAGAATGATTGGGAGTCACATTATGCCTGTTGTTTATCAGATACCTTACAAAGACGGTTTTCCGGTTTCAATATAAACTTTGACAAAACTTGCCGCGATGCTACTTTTTTCATAACGACCTGTGAAAACCTGGTTGCCGACAACGGATCTATCTTGATAAATTCTAACCAAATCGGAGAAAAAAAACTATTTGAACTACCTGACAACTTTATAGTCTATGCCACCACAAGTCAGCTTGTTGACACTATCGGCGAAGGGCTAAGAGGAATCAAATCAAAAAACAAGAGCCAGATCCCTACGAATATCACCACCATAAAACACTTTAGCCTTAAAGAGGAAAAAGATTTTCTGTCATACGGAAGTAGTTCAAAAAACCTATATTTGCTGCTATTGGAAGATCTTTAG